TTGCGGAAGGCAGCCCTAAGTGGTGCCAAGGCCAATGGCACCCAGCCCTGAGGGTGAGGAAAACCACAGGGCCCTGCTCTTATGTGCTGAGGCACATTCCAGCCTACCATTCTCCCTCCCATCCATGTCagcacttcccctcccccagcggCAGCTCTGCCAAGCCTGCAGATCCCTGTGGGATCAGAGAACTGGAGTCGCTGTGTCTACACCACCAGCCTCAAGAGGACTTTGGTCTGTGCTTGTCCGCCCGGCTACCAGCTAGGGCTCTGGAGAAAACAGCTGGTGGGCTCTTAGTCCTGGAACTGGCAGAGCAGGGGTAGCCACACTTAGGCCTCTCTCTCTGCACTTAGTCCTGGAACTGGCAGAGCAGGGGTAGCCACACTTAGGCCTCTCTCTCTGCACTGCTTCTGCCAGCCTGCTGGGCCTCAGTGAGGCCCCTTACTCCCTGCTGGTGATGAAAGGTCTGGATATCTCCCATCCCAGCTGGCCCCACCTCAGTCCCAGCCCTCCCACCATGAAGGTGGAGCCTGTGcgggcttctttctccttcctctctcttctggccaccCTTTCCTGTGCAGCCAAGTCAGACTCCAAGAGGCCCCACTGAGCTGCCCGTTCCAAGAGCTACatatttttgtagttttaatgCCGTTAGCTGTCATGAAAGAAGTTAGTGTGCTCCAGGTAATAAATGTGCCCCTGAGGAACATTCCTCCTCGCGGGGGAGGGCTCTCAGGGGAACACCTACACTGTCAGTGAGCATTATCTGAGCTTGATTTTGGGGAAGTATGGGGGGCTCTTGGGGTGCTGGGATGGGCACTGGGTGAGGATAGAGAAGAGCCCCAGTTTTGCATGATGATGGCTGGGGTCCCTAGGATGCCATTCCTGGACTTGTAGGTTTTATAAGATGAGCAGGATCTGGGGCTAGGAAGCTGCAGGAATGGTGAAGACtctaaaggaataaagaaagacgCGAAGGGGAGAGAGGTGTCATGCAGAGCAGAGAAGGCTAGCGGCAGTGGACCAAGGATGCAGAGGGACAGTAGAGATGCAGACACATTGGGGTCCTGGAGGAGATGGAAGATACATGAATCAGAGAGATGCTCTAGATGTGGGTAACTGTGCCTCCCCACCCCGTTTGGTTCAGGGAGCGTCAAAATCATGTCTGTTTATTTCCAACTATAGATCAAACATATGCACAACTCACTGGAGGTACCTCCTGGCCTTCAAATCCATGATCTGGGCTGCCCAGGGGCCAAAGAAAGCATGCTCTAAGTCCCCCTCAGTCTACTGCAAAATGTCTTCAACGTGGTGTGTCAATAACCCACACGGTCACAGGAGGACAGCTCAGATTCTGCCTCTGCCCTTACCAAGGAGACCGTCACAAGAGAATATAATCTGGCTGAATCACAAGACAAAGGGGTGAAAGGAAGGGGCCTGGTTCACACCAGGTGAGAGAAGATCTAAGAAAACATCTGGGAGGAGGTGATGTCGGAAACTGATTCAGCCAGATGAAGCCCAGGAGAAGGGTGTACTGGGGGAGAGGTGAGCAGAGGGTATGTAAAGACGCAGCTTCTTCGTAGGCCTTGTAAGAAGATGCAGATAGGGGTGGAGCCAGTCAGAGGGTCCATGGCTGGTTGGGGGTTCCTGCTATACACTAAGAACAGTGGAAGCCACAAAAGACCAAAGCAAAGGAGTAACTAGTTCACTTGGACACAGCAGTTCCCATGTTACTCTGCCCTAGGTGGTAAATGACAGGTGTATGGACATTCAAGATGTCCATCCTGCTTAGTGGCATgtggagcaggggtggggtgctGGGCTCCATGTCAGGACTGTCAGGTCTAGTCAGCCAATCAACTGGACTTTTAGACAGTACCTTGGGAGATGGGAtctcatgcagctcaggctggcctcaaatttgctatgttgCATAAGCGTCTGGTCTTCCTGACTTTATTTCCTGAGAGtcaagattaaaggcatgcaccattactcCAGGGCCTCAAGCATGCCAGGAGAGCCCTCTGCCAGCTCAGCTACATTGCCAGCCCTCTGTGATTTGATTTCTGACACACTTGAAACCCAGAGACGGGCATACACTTACCCAAAGGAATAGCATAAAGGATATGGCTCCATCCTGGTGCTTTCGCTCAGATGTGAAGATGTTCTTGACCCTGGCTGGCTGATGGCTAACAAGGACTCAATGGGAGCCACAGGTCAGAGAcggatgagggagaaggaaagcaagCCCTATATGGGGACCccggtgtgggggaggggctggacaGCTGCCAAACTCACAGCTGCTCCTCCAGACTACTCAACCCCCTGCCTTCATTCTGCTGAGTTCAGCAGTCCTGGGGCTCTGCAGAGAGGGGCAGGCCTTCCCCTGAAGGTCATCGTTCCTGTGTGCACATATCCACCCTTTAAAGGTGGGGAGTAGGGAGACACCTCTGGCCCAGCACAGGCCTGGAGTTCTTCAGGGTCTCTGCTGGCAGACCTATCTACAACCGCACCACTGTGTCTAGCCCCCAACTCCCAGTCTTCCCTTAGGTCAGAGGTTTCTACTCCTAGCATTCCTTGTGGGGCCATTTCCACTTACTAGAGAGAAAGCCTGAGGGCAGCATTATTCCCTGTCCCTTTCCTTCAGGCtgtcttcactttcttctttgtcctctttCCCCTACTTCCCCATCCTTCAATCTCAGTCCATGTTCCTGCCCCATCTGTCCCCAACTCTATTCCTAACACTCTTCCTGGGTCTACAACACATGACTTTCACCTAACCCCCCTCCCAAAATACAGAAAGCAATGCACAGGTTCCCATCCCACCTGTCCCATGAGTTAGTTTGGAGACAAAAATACACAATTTGGCTCATCTTAAGGCCCAGTGATGAGTCTGGGCCCCCCTCCCATGTTACCCAAAACACCCTGCACATAGTCCTGTGGGTCCCTGCCTTGTGTTGGCACGACTCTTCCATGTGGCCATCCCATCCTTTCACAAGGACTCTTTGATCCCAACAGAATTCCAGGCAGACGAAAGGGGGCATCAGAagtgctgtttattttatttccccgGCTACCCCAGACTGGCTAGCTTCTTCGGAGAGGCAGGTTACCACCGGTACACACTTGGAAATAAAGGAGGGGCAAGAGTCTCGAGAAGCAGGCACAGGCTGTGGGATTTGGAgcgagaggagagagaggcccaGCCAGGGACAGTTTCCACATTTCACCAGAGGACATTAAGAAGACAGGGAGAGCTTTCAGcctccccagcccttcctgtAGTACCCCCTTTCCAGATCCTGTACTGGCCACGTCAGGTTCCCCTCCAACCCAGCCCCAGTACCCACTTGGGTGGCCTCCCCAAGCTCCTTACCTCAGTGCATAAAGTGGGCCAGGGTTAGGGCATCATTGGTGCCCTGTTAGCATGCTGCCCCTGACAGGAGCATAGGCAATACTGTTAGCAGCAATTAGCACCAGAGACGATGAGTTCTGGGATATGGTTCTATCCTAGCTGCTAGCTCTGAGCAGATCTACAAGTTGGAGCAACGAGTGGCCTGGAAGAGCTTAGAAAGGGAGGTAGGAAAATATGAAGTCCCCAGGCCAACCTCGGGCCTCACCAGCCCCAGACCTCAGTACTTAGAAGGAACCTTGGCAGGGTCAGGAGGAGCTGGAAAGGCCCTGGGGCTGCCCCAGCCAGCTGGGACAAGGTGTGGTTAGAAGCAGGCAAGGGAGAGAACAAGCAAGCTTTGGCCCAGTAGAAGCAGGCCCGAGAGCTGCTGCCCAGGCTTCCCTTCTGCCGCAATTGCAGCCTCCGGGGCCCCGGCACGGCTGAGGTAAATGATAACCACATTGTCCTCGGGTCCAGACGGCTGTACCTCGTTGTCAACTGTGTAGCATCCTTTGCCCTCCACTGCTTTGCCATGGAACCTGCGTCCCAGTGTATCCTCGCCCCCCTCGCCAGGAGTGGCCAGTGCCACATTCACAGAGCTCTCAGCACTGCCTAGCTCGTTGGTGGCCAGACAGCTATAGGTGCCCTCCTCCAGCTTGCCAAAGTCAGGGATAAGTAGACTACCATTGGCAAAGGCCTGGAAGCGTGGCCGCCCGCTGGCTGCAAGGGCACCAGGTAGGGTACGTCCATCGGTGCCTACATTAGGACTGGCGATCTCCACTGTGCCACCAGGGGTGTGGATATGCCAGTGAAGCTGGGGGACTGGCTGTCCATCCACATCACAGTGGAGCGCCAGGACAAAGCCAGGCCGCAGCTCTGCTCCGTCCTGGCTGGGCTGGTAGCTTAGCTGCACGGAGGGTGCTGAGCAGGGCAGGGGTGGCAGACGGCTCAGTGGGGTGCCCTTCAGCACATGTGGTGAAGTACAGGCAATGTTGTCCTGTTCTGGAATAGACACTGCTGTAGCCAGGGCCCATGTCTTGAACCACACAATGCCGCAGGTGCAGTCAAAAGGGTTGTCATTGATCTGCAAGTGAGACAGCGCGGTGAGGGGCGCAAAGGTGCCCTCAGCCAAAGAGTGTAGGCGGTTGTGATTGAGCTGCAGGGAGCGCAGGGCACGGAGGCTGCGGAAGGCATCCCGAGGGATAAAGGCCAGCTCATTGCTGTCCATCTTGAGCAACTGCAGAGCGCTGAGGTTGTGCAAGTCGCCCCAGGCAAACTCAGAGATGAGATTGTGACTGAGATCCAGACTCTTGAGctggcccagagaggccagggcaCCAGCAGCCACCGAGCGGATCTCATTGTGTGCCAGCCACAGCGACTGCAGTAGGGGTACCTCCTTAAAAGCTCCCTCCGGCAGGCCTGGCAGCCTGTTGGCTGACAGACTCAGTGTGGTCACATTGGCTGGGAAGCCTGGCGGCACAGCCTCCAGGTCACGATAGGCACAGTCTGCAATCTGGAAGCCATACTTCTCGCTACAGTCACAGGACTCCGGACAAGCTTGCACCAGGTTCAGAAGAACAGCCCAGCAAAGCAGGCACAGTGCCTGCATGGTACCTCCTATGGGGAAGGACATGCCACCCAGGTGAGTGAGCCTAAGGAGTCACAGAAAGGACCTGCCCCTCCTCAGATCCCAACCATTAGAAGGCCCTGCAGAACCCAGCCAGAATCCAGCACCACCCAACCCACCACCCTCACTCCATAGGAGAAAGAAACTGATGCCCATAGGAGGGCTTGGACTTGCCAAGGTCGTGTAGGTAGGCAAGGTGAAGACAGGATGGAAGTGGACCCCAGCTTCTCCTCTGCACAGAGCTTTCTGCCTCGGCCTGTTCCTAGCTGACTTTATGACTTGAAATCTGTTTTCCAGCCACCCCTTCCCCCAGCACTTCACAGaacctcccttctgccctcccacATCCTGGCTACAGCCCCTCCCACTGGAGCCCCCCATAGGTATGTTTTGCTGCCCTGGTCCAGACAAGGCCCCTtgtgcaatgcacacacacacgcacacacccctccacccctcccactcCGTGGCCTGTTCTGTTCAAACTACCCCAGGCAGCTGCCTAAACAAACCAGCCAGGACTTCTCAACTAAGGCAGGGGGCCAGAGGCTCATCCCATTGCAGCTGGGAGTTCTGGGGTTGAGATTGTCCAAGCAGATGCTGTCTGGATGGCTCTGAGAAAGGACCTGTTCCAAGTCCGTCAAACCCACAGGGGTGGAAGAACAAATCAGCCCAGACCTCCACCCTGACTCCCTTACCCCCAGCAGTGGGGCCCCTTCTTCCCTGACTTACCTCCAAACTGCTCTTCTGAAGGCAAGCTGAGGCTCCTTTAAGATGGAACCGAAGCATCAAAGGACTGGCTTGCCTGCAAGTCCACACGGCCAGGACTGCCAGGGCAGGACCAGGCTGCTGGAGGAGGGGGCTGCCTGCTTTGTATACCCTGCTGACCAGGGTGCGGGGACAGCACCGAGCAGGGACTGCAGGGAAGACTGTGTAGCCTGGACtcctttaaacaaaacaaaaatgagctcCAGCAACAGGCACCCTGCTTCAAAAATGACACCAGAAactggaggggaaagggggcCAAATTTTGGGTtattcatatgtttttttctctctctctcctctctctcaagcTCCAGCTTCCTTAAAGTCACAGCACTATCTGGGCAGGACCCAAGAAAAGATGAGGCCAGAaagggtccttttttttttaatgggggaAGGGTGAGAAACTAGATCTCACAGAAAGTGAGAAATTTCTAACCTCTCCTCCAAGAAGGAAAAAGCAGCAAGCAAGCAgcagccccttcctcccctcctggctgtgctgctgtttgtgtgtgcagctgagtgtgtgctgtgggcttggagggggagaggagtaggtaCTGCTGTGTGGggaagagtctctctctctctctctctctctctctctctctNNNNNNNNNNNNNNNNNNNNNNNNNNNNNNNNNNNNNNNNNNNNNNNNNNNNNNNNNNNNNNNNNNNNNNNNNNNNNNNNNNNNNNNNNNNNNNNNNNNNctcgtgtgtgtgtgtgtgtgtgtgtgtgtgtgtgtgtgtgtgtgtgtgtgtgtgtagtgtgtgttagAGCCATGCAGCAGTAGACACCGCGCACATAAGAATTTGAGACTGCTTGCATGTGTCTTTGTATATGGGTATGCATTACTCTCTTTGTGagtatgtatttttgtatgtctcttttggtgtgtgtgtgtgtgtgtgtgtgctggggtgtcTCTATGAAAAACCGTAAGGGTCAAAGTTAAGGGAACAGCCACCAGACTCCAGCCCCTGGGTGAGAAACTAAAATGAAAGgcgggtctttttttttttttctaagtaaatatATCCTGTAGGCTGAGGTTGTTGGGCAGGGAACTCCCAAGGCCCCAGCTCAGCCCACACTGAGTGGGTGTATGTGCAGGCAGGATGACAGGGGATGACAGCATGCCTGACAGAAAGCAGAAATCAGCTCAGTCTTGACAGAGGTGTCCCTGGCTGGAGATTCTGAACACCCTGGCCTGCAAAGAGGTTGCAAGGTCCAGGACCCAGCATGCAGAGCAATGTTGAGGGACCTCACTTCAGAAATAGCCTCTGGCTCAGTCCCCACAGTGTTCAAGATCTGTCACAGATGCCAGAGAGTGTGACCAGCTTTGCCACTTGTGGGATCTGCCATCCCACAGTGTGTGAGGGGGGCAGCTCTGTCGTGTGGGGAGGGAATAAGACCTTTCTCTCTAAACAGGAAGGAATGGGATAGGAAAGGAGCAAGGAAGAGCTCAAGCCAAAGGATCTGGAGTGGACGCAGAAGTAAGGAGCCAGAAAACAAATTCCTAGCATGGACTGCTCAACCCTCTACAGCATATAACCTCTCCATCTCCCCCCGTATCCTCACCcatgcttcctcttcctgtctgttAACCTGATAGAGTCTGCTGTGACTCAGTTTACCCTCTCAGCAAGGCCAAGGGGAACTGGGAATTGCCACTGACTGAAAGTATACAAGGAGCCCCATTCCAGCTCCTCACACCCCCTCCGTGCTATGAAACTGTCGAGGACCCCAGAGTGCTGCCTGTAGACACCAAGTCTGAAGCTAGGATGCTACTGCAGACTCCTTTAGCTGTGCActtctctgccctgcccccaggAAGCCCTTCCTCCCACCTTGCTTATTTTGTGGAAGGGTTTGGCCGCAAGTCCTGAATTGGGTGGAATAAGCAGAGAGTAGAGGCTTATGTATCCAGATTTAACAAAGAAGGGGAGTCTGTGACCTCGGCATCTGTCAGGGGCAACTTCCCAGTGATGAAGGCTTCCCTAGGTTTCCTAGAACACAGCTGCACACTCTGACACTGAACAAAGCCCATGCCATCAGCCCCACCTGCGGGTCCCCCACAAGGAGCTCACAGTCCCCCATCCTACCTACCTAAGCACAGATCAACCTCCCTACCCTTGACCCCTCTTGGGACTGCTTCCTTCCGGCACAGACAAGAGAAATCAAATggtgcctgtctttaatcccagcactcaggaggctgaggcaggtggatctctgtgtgtttgcggccagcctggtctgcatagtcccaggacagtcaggactgtgtagagagagactctgtctcaaaaacaaaaacaaaatcaaacaaaacaataaaagcagaaagaaagacaagtCTGGCATATTCTCCTCACTAGCTGTCCTCATTGACTCGGTGGCCTTCCTTTCCCACCCCTGCTCTGAGCTGCAGTCAGTTGTTCTGCCATGGGGAGGTGCCTTGTCTTGCAGGCTGTTCTTGAACCTGGTACCCAGAAGCCCTTGGGTGAATCAATGAGTTGGTGGGTCATCAGATGTcacaaaataaagtattttaggGTTCATCTGTTCTCTTATTGGTGGCACAAATGGGACTCTAGCCCAATGGGGGGAGGAAAGTTCCTTACGATGAAGGCACTTCAGGAAAAGCTGTATAGAACGCAAGGAAGCCACATTTTTCAGGCATGGGGGCCCAACACTAACTGTCCCAGGAACAG
This genomic window from Microtus ochrogaster isolate Prairie Vole_2 unplaced genomic scaffold, MicOch1.0 UNK49, whole genome shotgun sequence contains:
- the Islr gene encoding immunoglobulin superfamily containing leucine-rich repeat protein — encoded protein: MQALCLLCWAVLLNLVQACPESCDCSEKYGFQIADCAYRDLEAVPPGFPANVTTLSLSANRLPGLPEGAFKEVPLLQSLWLAHNEIRSVAAGALASLGQLKSLDLSHNLISEFAWGDLHNLSALQLLKMDSNELAFIPRDAFRSLRALRSLQLNHNRLHSLAEGTFAPLTALSHLQINDNPFDCTCGIVWFKTWALATAVSIPEQDNIACTSPHVLKGTPLSRLPPLPCSAPSVQLSYQPSQDGAELRPGFVLALHCDVDGQPVPQLHWHIHTPGGTVEIASPNVGTDGRTLPGALAASGRPRFQAFANGSLLIPDFGKLEEGTYSCLATNELGSAESSVNVALATPGEGGEDTLGRRFHGKAVEGKGCYTVDNEVQPSGPEDNVVIIYLSRAGAPEAAIAAEGKPGQQLSGLLLLGQSLLVLSLACF